In the genome of Dermacentor silvarum isolate Dsil-2018 chromosome 1, BIME_Dsil_1.4, whole genome shotgun sequence, one region contains:
- the LOC119457784 gene encoding WD repeat-containing protein 19 — translation MKAVFTLPEKTHGPGPVFFTWQKSSGNYLVTTGYDQTVNVYDRHGERKDQISLPGMCTGLGYDKDGDTLGIITDRSARLFLWDANTQQLAQVDTGLRDVLTLLLWAKTGPFLAIGTSKGNLLIYHHRSCRKVPILGKHAKRITYGAWSQQNMLALVGEDNVLTVSNQEGDTLCQTTLKSEATLVQFSCMKKDERSTAENTVSLVLNKKTLLLLDIYDPENPYVLAFQEMYGKIIEYKWYGAGYILLGFTNGYFVTISTSPKDIGQEMMQVRCHKQSLSHIAICLGQNKVASCSDNIIKVYDLSDLQDVQSVVTVDDVRKIEWLDWSDDGQFLGAGGAGGSLHVFLTKLPTLGYSLGHRFAYLTSLTEVTVDSVTEPELHMTLRVDIEPSFIALGPFHLVVGMNNHAWFYALGDKSMVPLHDKEYLGTVKNMKLNGDYAAALFDSKLQLQLIEIENSDLEERESKLFPDSTHGNVKILCHTVTDDFLIYGTDTGFIEFFFLEDWTIINRYKHSSGIRQLHLDPSNTRLVAVDDRSQGFVYNPVNDHVIDIANIPPAARGVFWDQHLDNRGCFVVFDDHNVHVYMYVSDTVVGALVEAVRKISIPSGQHPLLLHNGSLTCQTQSGKTALLLVTGTEDKGKSTAAHQREVLAECLKLRRFNNAWQVCEHLNSKKEWTEFGNSALFNLDLDLAIRIFRQIGDVGMVWSLRELCEIEDKNLLAAYLAMFKGDFGVAQELFLASSQPTAALQMRRDLLHWEQALQLAKRLAQQQIPFISREYAQQLELANDNASALTYYETGITNDPQYIDHDKACRAGLSRTSLRCGDIRKGVKVAKELNSRTLLRECAEILESMKQNQEAAPLYEQGNYYEKAANLYIKLKNWNKVGELLQYITSPKIYAQYAKAKEADGRFAEAAKAYEQAHDIENVVRIQLNNLNNLEEAVRLVKETRSMEGAKLVAKFFQKLGDSVSAIQFLVLSKCTDEAFQLAKSCKQMDAYAAAIGDNGSPDDFNSIATYYEEERNNFDAGKFYLKAGQYKQAIKLLLKATTKDDDEPINLIVQAAAAAADDQTTRQVIEFLMGETDGVPKDFKHLFRLYMGLRQYKEAGKTAVVIAREEQNAGNYRNAHDVLLSMYQELRKQQIKVPAEMHHNLMLLHSYILVKVHIRHGGHMQAARLLERVANSISRFPAHTVPILTSAVVECQRAGLKNSAFTYASTLMRPEYRSQIDPKYRKKVEAIVRKPHREQEEAAHSPCPFCNFSLAEMELLCSQCTANLPFCLATGKHIVKDDFTQCPRCHFPAIHTQFHDLLALETNCPMCLEPVSADQLQLGQFEPQVYADTEE, via the exons ATGAAGGCTGTCTTCACGCTTCCGGAGAAAACACACGGTCCCGGGCCAGTGTTCTTCACATGGCAAAAGTCGAGCGGCAATTATCTCGTGACGACTGGCTACGATCAGACAGTGAACGTATACGACCGTCACGGCGAGCGAAAAGATCAAATCAGCCTGCCTGGAATGTGCACGGGGTTGGGCTACGACAAAGACGGCGACACGCTGGGGATCATCACGGACCGATCGGCGCGGCTTTTCTTGTGGGACGCCAACACCCAGCAGTTGGCCCAAGTGGACACGGGCCTCAGGGATGTGTTGACATTGCTTCTGTGGGCCAAGACGGGGCCGTTTCTGGCTATTGGGACCTCAAAGGGGAACCTGCTTATTTATCATCATCGATCCTGCAGAAAGGTGCCTATTTTGGGCAAACATGCCAAGAGGATCACCTATGGTGCCTGGAGCCAGCAAAACATGCTAGCCTTGGTTGGCGAAGACAATGTACTGACGGTCAGCAACCAAGAAGGAGACACACTATGCCAAACGACACTCAAATCAGAAGCGACACTGGTGCAGTTCTCTTGCATGAAAAAGGATGAAAGAAGCACAGCTGAAAACACTGTTAGTCTGGTGTTAAATAAGAAGACCCTGCTGCTACTTGATATTTATGACCCAGAAAATCCCTATGTTCTTGCATTCCAGGAAATGTATGGGAAGATAATAGAGTACAAATGGTATGGAGCAGGCTACATCCTTCTAGGATTTACAAATGGTTACTTTGTAACTATCTCAACTAGTCCTAAAGATATTGGCCAAGAGATGATGCAAGTTCGCTGTCACAAGCAATCACTGTCACACATTGCAATATGCCTGGGCCAGAACAAAGTGGCATCATGCAGTGACAATATTATCAAAGTGTATGACCTTTCTGACTTGCAAGATGTGCAGTCTGTTGTTACTGTTGACGATGTGCGCAAGATTGAATGGCTTGACTGGTCTGATGATGGCCAATTTCTGGGAGCAGGAGGTGCAGGGGGTAGTTTGCATGTATTTCTCACAAAGCTCCCCACTTTGGGCTATAGCCTTGGTCACCGGTTTGCTTATCTCACATCTCTCACTGAGGTAACTGTAGACAGTGTCACAGAGCCAGAACTTCACATGACACTCAGGGTGGATATTGAGCCAAGTTTCATCGCTTTAGGTCCATTTCACCTTGTTGTAGGTATGAACAATCACGCTTGGTTTTATGCATTGGGTGACAAGTCGATGGTTCCGCTTCATGACAAAGAATACTTAGGAACTGTGAAAAATATGAAGCTAAATGGCGACTATGCTGCAGCTCTATTTGATAGCAAACTGCAGCTGCAGCTCATTGAAATTGAAAACAGTGACCTCGAAGAACGAGAAAGCAAGCTGTTTCCAGACTCAACTCATGGCAATGTCAAAATATTGTGCCACACAGTTACAGATGACTTTTTGATATATGGCACGGACACAGGTTttatagaatttttttttcttgaggacTGGACCATCATCAATAGGTACAAACACTCCAGTGGAATCCGACAGCTTCACCTAGACCCATCAAATACGCGGCTAGTGGCTGTGGATGACCGGTCACAAGGGTTTGTATACAACCCCGTGAATGATCATGTGATAGACATTGCAAACATACCTCCAGCTGCTAGGGGTGTTTTCTGGGACCAGCATTTGGACAACAGAGGTTGCTTTGTAGTGTTTGATGACCATAATGTCCATGTCTATATGTATGTTTCAGACACAGTGGTAGGTGCCCTTGTAGAGGCTGTTCGTAAAATCAGCATCCCTTCAGGGCAGCATCCACTACTATTGCATAATGGCAGCTTGACTTGTCAGACACAGAGTGGGAAAACAGCACTGCTACTAGTCACGGGAACAGAAGACAAGGGAAAGAGCACTGCTGCTCACCAACGAGAAGTGCTTGCAGAATGCCTCAAATTGCGCAGGTTTAACAATGCCTGGCAGGTGTGTGAACATCTGAATTCAAAAAAAGAGTGGACTGAATTCGGAAACAGTGCCCTATTTAATTTAGACCTTGACTTGGCAATACGAATTTTCCGGCAAATTGGTGATGTTGGAATGGTGTGGTCACTGCGGGAGCTGTGTGAAATTGAGGACAAAAATCTTCTGGCAGCCTATTTAGCCATGTTCAAAGGAGACTTTGGGGTTGCACAAGAGCTCTTCCTGGCATCCAGCCAGCCAACAGCTGCATTACAAATGCGCCGTGACCTGCTGCATTGGGAACAGGCATTGCAGCTTGCAAAGCGCCTAGCTCAGCAACAGATACCTTTCATTTCAAGAGAGTATGCACAGCAGCTTGAACTTGCCAATGACAATGCCAGTGCATTAACCTACTATGAGACTGGCATAACAAATGATCCACAGTACATAGACCATGATAAAGCCTGTCGTGCAGGCTTATCACGCACATCACTTCGATGTGGAGACATTCGAAAAGGAGTCAAAGTTGCCAAGGAGCTCAACAGCAGAACACTGTTGCGGGAGTGTGCGGAAATTCTTGAAAGCATGAAGCAAAACCAAGAGGCAGCTCCGCTTTATGAACAGGGAAACTACTATGAGAAAGCCGCCAACCTTtacataaaacttaaaaattggAACAAGGTTGGTGAACTGCTCCAGTACATAACGTCACCAAAAATATATGCACAGTATGCTAAGGCTAAGGAAGCTGATGGACGGTTTGCAGAGGCAGCAAAAGCTTATGAGCAGGCACATGACATTGAAAATGTTGTTCGCATACAGTTGAATAACCTAAACAATCTGGAAGAGGCAGTACGGCTGGTTAAAGAGACAAGGTCAATGGAGGGTGCAAAACTTGTGGCCAAGTTCTTTCAGAAGCTGGGAGACAGTGTATCTGCAATACAATTTCTAGTGCTTTCAAAGTGCACAGATGAAGCTTTTCAGCTAGCGAAAAGTTGCAAGCAGATGGATGCCTACGCTGCCGCCATTGGTGACAATGGGTCTCCTGATGACTTCAACAGTATTGCTACTTACTATGAGGAAGAGCGCAATAATTTCGATGCTGGTAAGTTCTACCTTAAAGCTGGCCAGTACAAGCAAGCCATAAAGCTTCTTCTAAAGGCAActacaaaagatgatgatgagccAATCAACCTAATTGTTCAAGCTGCGGCAGCAGCTGCTGATGACCAGACAACCAGGCAAGTCATTGAATTTCTCATGGGTGAAACTGATGGAGTGCCAAAAGACTTCAAGCACCTCTTCAGGCTGTACATGGGGCTTCGTCAATACAAGGAAGCAGGCAAAACTGCTGTTGTCATTGCACGTGAAGAGCAGAATGCTGGAAACTATCGGAATGCGCATGATGTCCTACTGAGCATGTACCAGGAATTACGAAAGCAGCAGATCAAAGTTCCTGCTGAAATGCACCACAACCTGATGCTTCTTCATAGCTACATCCTGGTGAAGGTCCATATTCGTCATGGTGGCCATATGCAGGCTGCTCGGCTGCTAGAGCGTGTGGCAAACAGCATCAGCCGTTTTCCAGCACACACAGTTCCGATTCTGACCTCAGCTGTGGTAGAATGTCAGCGAGCTGGTCTCAAGAACTCGGCGTTCACCTACGCCAGCACCCTGATGCGACCCGAGTACCGTAGTCAGATCGACCCCAAGTATCGGAAGAAG GTGGAAGCCATAGTGCGCAAGCCCCACCGGGAGCAGGAAGAAGCAGCTCACTCCCCCTGCCCTTTCTGCAACTTCAGCCTGGCTGAAATGGAGTTGCTCTGCTCCCAGTGCACAGCCAACCTGCCATTCTGCCTGGCCACGGGCAAGCACATTGTGAAAGATGACTTCACACAATGTCCAAGGTGCCACTTCCCTGCCATCCACACACAGTTCCATGACCTGCTTGCATTGGAGACAAACTGCCCCATGTGCCTTGAGCCAGTATCTGCCGACCAATTGCAGCTTGGACAGTTTGAGCCACAGGTATATGCAGATACAGAGGAGTAG